GAAACCAGACACAAATATTTTTTCCCATTATATCACAAAAAATGGGGGGAGGCAAGCCAAATTTACATAACTATCTGAAAATATAAAGAGTTAAGAGAAATTTAGGTAAAAATTTTTGACATTACCTAAAATAGTGAGAGGAGATTGAAAATGAATTCATTAATTACTCGGGCTAATGTTTTAGTCGAAGCATTACCTTACATCAAGGCATTTTCCGGAAAGATAATCGTCATCAAATACGGGGGAAAATCTATGGTTGATGAAAATTTAAAACATAGTTTTGCCCAGGATATAGTTTTATTAAGATATATTGGTATTAAACCAGTTATTGTCCATGGTGGAGGTCCACAAATAGACCAGGTGATGAAAAAAATGGGTAAGAAAATAGAATTTATCAACGGACTTCGACATACTGATTCAGAGACAATGGAAATTGTTGAGATGGTTTTAGGTGGACGAATAAATGCAGAAATTGTCTCCTTGATTAATCATCATGGCTCTCCAGCAATTGGATTGACCGGTGTGGATGGCGATTTGATTGAGGCAATGCAAACGACAAATGGAAGTTTAACTGGACAGGTAACTAATATTAACTCAAAAATAATCCAAACCCTTGATGAAAATGGATTTATACCGGTTATTGCTCCTATTGGCATAGGAGAAGATGGAAAACGATATAATATCAATGCTGATATAGCCGCCGCAGAAATAGCTATTGCTTTATCTGCTCAAAAATTAATTATCCTGACGGACATCAAAGGTATTTTTAAGGATATAAAAGATGCCAGTTCCCTTATCTCAACTTTAAAGCTGGAAGAAATTGAAGGATTGATAAAGAATGGATGTATCGCTGAAGGAATGCTCCCGAAGATTAATGCCTGCAAAAAGGCAATCACTTCAAAAAAGGTTGATAAAGCACACATCATTGATGGTCGAATCCCTCATTCGATTCTTTTAGAATTATTTACAGATGAGGGAATTGGAACACAAATAATTCAATAGGGCTTCACGAAATTAAAAGTAAGTAATCGGTTAATTGGTAACTGGTAACTGGTAATTGG
This genomic interval from bacterium contains the following:
- the argB gene encoding acetylglutamate kinase; translated protein: MNSLITRANVLVEALPYIKAFSGKIIVIKYGGKSMVDENLKHSFAQDIVLLRYIGIKPVIVHGGGPQIDQVMKKMGKKIEFINGLRHTDSETMEIVEMVLGGRINAEIVSLINHHGSPAIGLTGVDGDLIEAMQTTNGSLTGQVTNINSKIIQTLDENGFIPVIAPIGIGEDGKRYNINADIAAAEIAIALSAQKLIILTDIKGIFKDIKDASSLISTLKLEEIEGLIKNGCIAEGMLPKINACKKAITSKKVDKAHIIDGRIPHSILLELFTDEGIGTQIIQ